One Equus asinus isolate D_3611 breed Donkey chromosome 26, EquAss-T2T_v2, whole genome shotgun sequence genomic window carries:
- the ZNF8 gene encoding zinc finger protein 8, translated as MMDPEREAAALAMAIGPPAERLQEPVTFRDVAVDFTQEEWGQLGPAQRTLYRDVMLETFGHLLSVGPELPKPEVISQLEQGAELWVMERGIAQGCCPDWEPGPEGRAPPEEQGLPEEEPSHVSGREGFLRDAPCPTALGGDWEPESQVKTPKKDQDNLRQLEFSLEEAPIRDRGYRSLGLGENCVLSSVLNPFPGITGREGFCTYNSQVTDTERNSGLVSQQIGSSGEQPCDSSDWSKASSQAIPVVELTRSQVQDKPYKCTDCGKSFNHNAHLTVHKRIHTGERPYMCKECGKAFSQNSSLVQHERIHTGDKPYKCAECGKSFCHSTHLTVHRRIHTGEKPYECQDCGRAFNQNSSLGRHKRTHTGEKPYTCSVCGKSFSRTTCLFLHLRTHTEERPYECNHCGKGFRHSSSLAQHQRKHAGEKPYECRQRLIFEQTPALTKHEWAEALGCDPPLNPDERAPRSDRPFKCNQCGKCFIQSSHLIRHQITHTREEPRGRNRRREQPFGRGSHLGQPQHQHPHSGEHPGGETEVGQPASRALALFDIHEIMHEKNPVHVIGVEEPSMGTSMLFDIREST; from the exons GAGCCAGTGACGTTCCGGGACGTGGCTGTGGACTTCACACAGGAGGAGTGGGGGCAACTGGGCCCTGCACAGAGGACCCTGTACCGTgatgtgatgctggagacctTTGGTCACCTGCTCTCTGTGG GGCCTGAGCTTCCAAAACCCGAAGTCATCTCCCAGCTGGAGCAAGGGGCTGAGCTGTGGGTGATGGAGAGAGGAATTGCCCAGGGCTGCTGCCCAG acTGGGAGCCTGGACCTGAAGGTCGAGCGCCACCTGAGGAGCAGGGCCTTCCTGAGGAGGAGCCATCCCATGTCTCAGGaagggaaggcttcctgagggATGCTCCCTGTCCCACAGCACTAGGGGGAGACTGGGAACCTGAGAGCCAGGTAAAGACACCCAAGAAGGACCAGGATAATTTGAGGCAATTGGAATTTAGCCTTGAGGAAGCACCAATTCGAGATAGAGGCTACAGAAGTCTCGGACTTGGAGAAAACTGTGTCCTGAGTTCAGTCTTAAACCCATTCCCGGGGATTACTGGGAGAGAAGGTTTCTGTACTTACAACTCACAGGTTACAGACACAGAGCGTAACTCAGGCTTAGTCAGTCAGCAAATAGGCTCCTCAGGAGAACAGCCATGTGACAGCAGTGACTGGAGTAAAGCTTCCAGTCAGGCCATTCCTGTTGTGGAACTCACACGCAGCCAGGTACAGGATAAGCCCTACAAATGCACAGACTGTGGGAAGTCCTTTAACCATAATGCACACCTCACAGTACATAAGAGGATCCACACAGGAGAGAGACCTTATATGTGCAAagagtgtgggaaagccttcagccaGAACTCCTCCCTGGTTCAGCACGAGCGAATTCACACAGGAGACAAGCCCTATAAGTGTGCCGAGTGTGGGAAGTCTTTCTGCCATAGCACACACCTCACCGTCCATCGGAGGATTCACaccggagagaagccctatgagtGTCAGGACTGTGGGAGGGCCTTCAACCAGAATTCCTCCCTGGGCCGGCACAAACGGACGCATACTGGAGAGAAGCCATacacctgcagtgtgtgtgggaAATCCTTCTCACGGACCACTTGCCTGTTTCTGCATCTGAGGACTCACACTGAGGAGAGGCCCTACGAGTGTAACCACTGTGGGAAGGGCTTCAGGCATAGCTCCTCCCTGGCCCAGCATCAGCGGAAGCATGCTGGGGAGAAGCCCTATGAGTGCCGCCAGAGGCTGATCTTTGAGCAGACACCAGCTCTAACGAAGCACGAGTGGGCGGAAGCCCTGGGCTGTGACCCACCCTTGAATCCAGATGAGAGGGCTCCCCGGAGCGATAGGCCCTTCAAGTGTAATCAGTGCGGGAAGTGTTTCATTCAGAGCTCGCACCTCATCCGACACCAGATAACTCACACCAGAGAGGAGCCCCGTGGACGGAACCGGCGTCGTGAGCAGCCATTTGGCCGAGGCTCGCACCTGGGCCAGCCTCAGCATCAGCACCCACACTCGGGCGAGCACCCTGGGGGCGAGACAGAGGTGGGACAGCCTGCAAGCCGGGCGCTTGCTCTATTTGACATCCACGAAATCATGCATGAGAAAAACCCGGTGCATGTCATCGGGGTGGAAGAGCCTTCCATGGGCACATCCATGTTATTTGACATCAGAGAATCCACATAG
- the LOC106846641 gene encoding zinc finger protein 135, whose amino-acid sequence MRCHTGEKPYVCQECGKAFSQSSSLIKHLRTHTGEKPYICSECGRAFSQRSSLTKHQRVHTGERPSVCRECGKAFSQSSYLTQHLKIHSGKKPFMCGECRKPFSDSLALVHTGEQPYTCGKCGKAFSQSKFLTQHERIHTEEKPFVCGDCGRAFMQSSSLALYLRTHTGEKPYKCNECGKAYIQMSHLTEHYRVHTREQPYMCNVCGKAFGRGTHLLQHQRVHVGAKPFTCGVCRKTFPEAAALILHQRIHAGEKPFECHKCSKSFSQSRSLAQHQSIHSQGRS is encoded by the coding sequence ATGCGCTGCCACACGGGAGAGAAGCCATATGTGTGCCAAGAGTGTGGGAAGGCTTTCAGCCAGAGCTCATCCCTCATCAAGCACCTGAGGACACATACAGGCGAGAAGCCGTACATTTGCAGTGAGTGTGGGCGCGCCTTCAGCCAGAGATCCTCCCTTACCAAGCACCAGCGGGTGCACACGGGTGAGCGGCCCTCCGTGTGCAGAGAATGCGGGAAGGCCTTCAGCCAGAGCTCCTACCTGACCCAGCACCTCAAGATCCACAGTGGCAAGAAGCCGTTCATGTGTGGGGAGTGCAGGAAACCCTTCAGtgactctttggccttggtccaCACAGGAGAGCAGCCCTACACGTGTGGgaaatgtgggaaggccttcagccAGAGCAAGTTCCTCACCCAGCATGAGCGGATCCACACTGAGGAGAAGCCTTTCGTGTGCGGCGACTGCGGCAGGGCCTTCATGCAGAGCTCCTCCCTCGCCCTCTACCTGAGGACTCACACTGGGGAGAAGCCCTACAAGTGCAATGAGTGTGGCAAGGCTTACATCCAGATGTCACACCTCACCGAGCATTACCGAGTGCACACCAGGGAGCAGCCCTATATGTGCAATGTGTGTGGCAAAGCCTTCGGGCGGGGCACACACCTCCTGCAGCACCAGCGTGTCCACGTGGGTGCCAAGCCCTTCACATGCGGCGTGTGTCGGAAAACCTTTCCAGAGGCTGCGGCCCTCATTCTGCACCAGAGGATTCATGCTGGAGAGAAGCCCTTTGAGTGTCACAAATGCAGCAAATCCTTCAGCCAGAGCAGGTCCCTGGCCCAACATCAGAGCATTCACTCCCAGGGGAGATCGTGA